Proteins encoded by one window of Lathyrus oleraceus cultivar Zhongwan6 chromosome 1, CAAS_Psat_ZW6_1.0, whole genome shotgun sequence:
- the LOC127076163 gene encoding probable E3 ubiquitin-protein ligase WAVH2 — MREGGGRRGTSKLREVARKVAVAAIYACGSFSRRKSLVDPVSIDTSCALSATISNSSFVSPSTTKYSSGEIIEETDSTITTNINNNELHSKGLCAICLDSLSYHSKGSSPGQAIFTAQCSHAFHFACISSNVRHGSVTCPICRAHWTQLPRNLNNTLSGSFASSNQSDPILRILDDSIATFRVHRRSVLRTARYDDDDPVEPNESPNTPKLCFSLEPIPPNAATSFHPALQVSNHASCPCSSSSMLHSSPMQTPYITCPSSNRAYLSVKLAHERATDLVLVASPNGPHLRLLKQAMALVVFSLRHIDRLAIVTYSSAAARVFPLRRMTTYGKRTALQVIDRLFYMGQADPVEGLKKGIKILEDRLHKNPESCILHLSDNPTRPYHAISMELPSTPIHRFHVGFGFGTSSGFVMQEFEEFLAKMLGGIVREIQLRICGAGEEGGNGRVIRIGEIRGGEERRIVLDLGDCSHVYVEYSYIEGEIDECVRRTGESVVGVGDEHKGEEDDDGEENENESERYMNSTNTGGRNSSVECWDFHDPYMARRWAKYLHGYRL, encoded by the exons ATGAGGGAAGGAGGAGGAAGAAGAGGAACATCAAAGCTAAGAGAAGTAGCAAGAAAAGTTGCAGTTGCTGCAATCTATGCATGTGGTTCATTCTCCAGAAGAAAATCATTGGTGGATCCAGTTTCCATTGACACTTCTTGTGCTTTATCTGCTACT ATCTCAAATTCCTCATTTGTGTCTCCATCTACAACAAAATATTCCTCAGGGGAAATAATTGAAGAAACTGATTCAACTATAActacaaacatcaacaacaatgAGCTTCATAGTAAG GGTTTGTGTGCTATATGCTTAGATTCTCTGAGTTACCACAGCAAGGGAAGTAGTCCAGGCCAAGCTATATTCACTGCTCAGTGTTCTCATGCTTTCCATTTTGCCTGCATCTCTTCCAACGTCCGCCACGGTAGTGTCACTTGCCCCATTTGTCGTGCCCATTGGACACAGCTCCCTCGCAACCTTAACAACACTCTTTCTGGTTCTTTTGCTTCTAGTAACCAAAGTGATCCTATTCTGCGAATCCTTGATGATTCTATTGCCACCTTCCGTGTTCATCGCCGTTCTGTCCTGCGTACAGCTCGCTATGACGATGATGATCCTGTTGAGCCTAATGAATCACCCAATACTCCCAAATTGTGTTTCTCTCTAGAACCTATTCCACCAAATGCAGCAACTAGTTTCCATCCTGCTTTGCAAGTGAGCAACCATGCCTCATGTCCTTGCAGCTCCTCATCGATGTTACATTCTTCACCTATGCAAACGCCTTATATCACCTGTCCCTCGTCTAATAGAGCTTATCTTTCGGTGAAACTAGCCCACGAACGAGCAACCGACTTGGTCTTAGTTGCTAGTCCCAATGGACCACACCTAAGGCTTCTCAAACAAGCAATGGCTCTTGTGGTTTTCTCCCTCAGGCACATCGACCGACTAGCCATTGTCACATACTCCTCAGCCGCAGCTCGTGTCTTCCCCTTAAGACGCATGACAACCTACGGAAAACGCACAGCCCTTCAAGTTATCGACCGTTTGTTTTACATGGGCCAAGCCGATCCAGTCGAAGGGTTGAAGAAAGGAATTAAGATTCTCGAAGACCGATTACACAAGAACCCCGAGTCCTGTATCCTCCACCTATCTGATAACCCTACAAGACCATACCACGCGATCAGCATGGAACTTCCATCCACTCCAATTCATCGATTTCATGTAGGATTCGGCTTCGGCACTTCAAGTGGATTTGTCATGCAAGAGTTTGAGGAGTTCTTAGCCAAAATGTTAGGAGGCATTGTTAGGGAAATCCAACTAAGAATATGCGGAGCCGGCGAAGAAGGCGGAAATGGAAGAGTGATAAGAATCGGAGAGATAAGAGGTGGAGAAGAAAGAAGAATTGTATTAGACTTAGGTGATTGTAGTCATGTTTATGTAGAATATAGCTACATTGAAGGTGAAATTGATGAGTGTGTTAGAAGAACAGGAGAAAGTGTTGTAGGTGTTGGAGATGAACACAAAggtgaagaagatgatgatggtGAAGAGAATGAGAATGAGAGTGAAAGATATATGAACAGTACAAACACAGGTGGTAGGAATAGTAGTGTTGAATGCTGGGATTTTCATGATCCTTATATGGCTAGAAGATGGGCTAAGTATTTGCATGGTTATAGACTTTGA